Proteins co-encoded in one Vibrio fortis genomic window:
- a CDS encoding GyrI-like domain-containing protein: MKEQTLEAVKAYGFAVRTNNTDEVDQAKAKIGELWQGFFEQAFPKLTPDSKVYGVYTNYESDFTGDFDVIACTNALTDNTIDQLVETKIKAGKYLTFSAEGELPQAVIDLWGEVWAYFNAPDCPHTRTYTTDFELYKGETEVEISIAIQ; the protein is encoded by the coding sequence GTGAAAGAACAAACATTAGAGGCAGTAAAAGCGTATGGCTTTGCGGTAAGAACGAATAATACTGATGAAGTTGACCAAGCTAAGGCGAAAATTGGTGAGTTGTGGCAAGGCTTTTTCGAACAAGCTTTTCCTAAGCTAACTCCGGACTCAAAGGTTTACGGCGTTTACACCAATTATGAGTCGGATTTTACCGGTGATTTTGATGTGATTGCATGTACCAATGCTCTCACTGATAACACCATTGACCAATTGGTCGAAACAAAAATCAAAGCAGGAAAATATCTTACTTTCTCAGCAGAAGGCGAGTTGCCACAAGCGGTGATCGATCTATGGGGAGAAGTTTGGGCGTATTTTAACGCGCCAGATTGTCCACATACGCGAACCTACACAACAGACTTTGAGTTGTATAAAGGTGAAACTGAAGTCGAGATTTCAATTGCGATTCAATAA
- a CDS encoding BamA/TamA family outer membrane protein — MNLKPLAASTLVLFSATAGAVSFIDQIDGHLDMGEYLAENAYGFLPVPILITEPAVGYGGGFTGIFLHESEEQKNTRKALAEKSLDGGVQLLTPAITAVGGFATENGTWMAFIGHKRSWKEDSIRYLGGLGYGDINMTFYRQSSSDALSPLAPNEGIELGLKGMGGIQKLQFRIQDTPWLVGLSQQFFAPNLSLNNHPKAQEILNNIGNTSPTSSGLGLIVEYDSKNSFLNPTQGYNYVAEYLWFGDGLGSDYNYQTFNLEGLNYWEINKEWNLALRGQYKSLSTDERFLSPQYYPDIQLRGIARNRYQGEHTFAAEVQVSKQWTPRWSTGVFTGIGYAGDSDSDMFDQSSHSAYGVGFRYLIARRYGLISGIDIAFSEEDTALYFQVGAGI, encoded by the coding sequence ATGAACTTAAAACCCCTAGCCGCGAGCACGCTCGTACTGTTCTCTGCAACAGCAGGTGCAGTGAGTTTTATCGACCAAATCGATGGTCACTTAGACATGGGTGAATACCTAGCTGAAAATGCCTATGGCTTTTTGCCTGTCCCGATTCTAATTACGGAGCCAGCCGTTGGCTATGGTGGTGGTTTCACCGGTATCTTTCTTCATGAATCAGAAGAGCAGAAAAACACACGCAAAGCACTGGCGGAGAAGTCCCTTGATGGAGGTGTACAACTCTTAACACCAGCAATCACCGCAGTCGGTGGCTTTGCGACAGAAAATGGCACTTGGATGGCATTTATTGGTCACAAGCGAAGCTGGAAAGAAGATTCAATACGCTACCTTGGTGGTTTGGGTTATGGCGATATCAATATGACTTTCTACCGACAAAGCTCATCAGATGCTCTTTCACCCCTCGCTCCAAACGAAGGTATCGAGCTCGGCTTAAAAGGCATGGGAGGAATACAAAAGCTTCAGTTTCGAATCCAAGATACACCATGGCTAGTCGGTTTATCGCAGCAATTTTTTGCGCCTAACTTATCGTTAAATAACCATCCAAAAGCACAAGAGATCCTAAATAATATTGGAAATACCTCGCCTACTTCATCAGGCTTGGGTTTAATCGTTGAGTACGACAGTAAAAACAGCTTTCTAAATCCAACTCAAGGCTATAACTATGTCGCTGAGTATCTATGGTTTGGTGATGGACTTGGCAGTGATTACAACTATCAAACGTTCAATCTAGAGGGATTGAATTATTGGGAGATCAACAAGGAATGGAATCTCGCGTTGCGGGGCCAATATAAATCCCTGTCGACTGATGAACGCTTTCTATCGCCTCAATACTATCCAGACATTCAGTTAAGGGGTATTGCGAGAAACCGCTATCAAGGAGAGCATACCTTTGCGGCAGAGGTGCAAGTAAGCAAACAATGGACGCCCCGTTGGTCAACAGGTGTGTTTACTGGGATTGGCTATGCTGGCGACAGTGACAGCGATATGTTCGACCAAAGCTCACACTCAGCGTATGGCGTTGGCTTCCGATACCTTATCGCGAGACGGTATGGCCTAATTTCGGGGATTGATATTGCGTTTAGCGAAGAAGATACCGCGCTCTACTTTCAAGTCGGAGCCGGCATCTAG
- a CDS encoding glutathione S-transferase: protein MRGRLGILLANQQVLIREIVTKDKPEQLLECSPKGTVPVLLLPDGEVIEQSLDVMMWALQQNDPQDLLRSGNPSLSDQIHQLIQHNDNKFIGHLEKYRASVRYRNDDIEQRRNLCEAFITELERKLAQHDYLFGDSPSLADFAVMPFVSQFVRVEKKWFVQSEYQNVGRWLRTHLESKLYTQVMKQYPLWNDTKQDCLFG from the coding sequence ATGCGTGGACGATTAGGAATTCTCCTTGCAAATCAACAAGTCTTAATCCGTGAAATTGTCACTAAGGATAAGCCAGAGCAACTGCTTGAGTGCTCGCCAAAAGGTACAGTCCCAGTATTATTATTACCCGATGGAGAGGTTATTGAGCAGAGTTTAGATGTGATGATGTGGGCGCTTCAACAAAACGATCCTCAAGATCTTCTTCGTTCGGGTAATCCTTCACTTAGTGACCAAATCCACCAGCTCATCCAACACAATGACAATAAGTTTATTGGTCACTTAGAAAAGTATCGCGCTTCAGTCCGCTATCGAAATGACGACATCGAGCAGCGTAGAAACTTGTGTGAAGCCTTTATCACTGAGCTTGAACGAAAACTGGCCCAGCACGACTATTTGTTTGGAGATTCACCTAGCCTAGCCGACTTTGCCGTTATGCCTTTCGTTAGCCAGTTTGTAAGAGTGGAAAAGAAATGGTTTGTGCAGTCTGAATACCAGAATGTAGGACGTTGGTTACGAACTCACCTGGAAAGTAAGCTCTATACCCAAGTAATGAAACAGTACCCATTGTGGAATGACACTAAACAAGATTGTCTTTTTGGATAA
- the catB gene encoding type B chloramphenicol O-acetyltransferase — MNNYFESPFAGKSLKEQVTNPNIIVGEHSYYSGYYHNHSFDDCARYLAPDRDDVDKLIIGSYCSIGSGAVFMMAGNQGHQHDWVSTFPFFYQDDEKFEGAIDGFERSGDTVIGNDVWVGSEAMIMSGVKVGDGAIIASRAVVTKDVEPYSIVGSNPARHIRYRFSETEITQLLEMKWWEWNEEQLKGAMSLMCSSDIDGLYQYWKTFA, encoded by the coding sequence GTGAACAACTATTTTGAAAGTCCCTTTGCGGGCAAGTCTCTTAAAGAGCAAGTCACCAACCCGAACATCATTGTTGGTGAGCATAGCTACTATTCCGGCTATTACCATAACCATAGCTTTGACGATTGTGCTCGTTATCTTGCACCAGACAGAGATGATGTCGATAAATTAATCATTGGCAGCTATTGCTCGATTGGCTCTGGTGCCGTGTTTATGATGGCGGGAAACCAAGGACATCAGCATGATTGGGTCAGTACCTTTCCTTTCTTCTACCAAGACGATGAAAAATTTGAAGGAGCGATCGATGGCTTCGAACGTTCTGGAGACACTGTGATTGGTAATGATGTCTGGGTTGGCTCAGAGGCGATGATCATGAGTGGCGTAAAGGTTGGAGACGGTGCCATTATCGCCAGCCGCGCAGTGGTAACCAAAGACGTTGAGCCGTACTCAATTGTCGGCTCTAATCCGGCTCGTCATATCCGCTATCGTTTTAGCGAAACTGAAATTACACAGTTGCTAGAAATGAAATGGTGGGAATGGAATGAAGAGCAACTCAAAGGTGCAATGTCCTTGATGTGCTCTTCTGATATCGATGGCTTGTACCAGTATTGGAAGACCTTTGCTTAG
- a CDS encoding Rho-binding antiterminator, protein MISCSDYDYIEIVCMHRYPVKLTLHSGEQVEGVALDTQRNQDKDECIKLSVAGQEQLVVLTGIAELEVCVDNPHFKQKFFKTL, encoded by the coding sequence ATGATTAGTTGCAGTGATTACGATTATATTGAAATTGTGTGTATGCACAGGTACCCAGTTAAACTCACTTTACACTCCGGTGAACAGGTCGAGGGTGTTGCTTTAGATACCCAACGCAACCAAGACAAAGATGAATGTATTAAGTTAAGTGTCGCTGGACAAGAACAACTTGTTGTATTGACAGGGATTGCTGAATTAGAAGTGTGTGTCGATAACCCCCATTTTAAGCAAAAATTTTTTAAAACCTTGTAG